In Desulfarculaceae bacterium, the following are encoded in one genomic region:
- a CDS encoding FAD-dependent oxidoreductase, which translates to MAALNQAYDLIIIGGGPAGLAAAIYGGRAKLKTLVINKGVLGGTVDATQELVNYPGYIRTSGPELMADFISHAESFGVEFLRGEVVATDFAGEIKRLTTKKNRELSAKAVIIAVGSEPRVLNIPGEEELRGSGVSYCATCDAESYEGDHVVVVGSGDQAIEEGMVIAKYASQVTVIVLHDEGVLDCNKVSRERALRHEKMKFVWNSTVEEVVGDQAVSAVKIKNLKTGESTLCDCQGVFFFVGMVPCTRWLTDSGLKMDSRGYIATNEMMETNLEGVYAAGDSRIKYLRQVVTAAGDGATAAVAAERYIDELHTFNTQVLQSEKQVLLLFLDAMDNKSLAFGTLLEEVNHSLADRYQILTVDIATRKNLAQRYDVGRVPSVLVLDKGRELRRLDCAVDREGLMSQLSDA; encoded by the coding sequence ATGGCGGCACTCAACCAGGCTTACGACTTGATCATCATCGGCGGCGGACCTGCCGGCCTTGCCGCCGCGATTTACGGCGGCAGGGCCAAGCTCAAGACCCTGGTCATCAACAAGGGCGTGCTCGGAGGCACGGTGGATGCCACCCAAGAGCTGGTCAACTACCCCGGATACATCAGGACCAGCGGCCCGGAGCTGATGGCTGACTTCATAAGCCATGCCGAAAGCTTTGGCGTCGAGTTCCTAAGGGGTGAAGTCGTTGCCACCGATTTTGCCGGAGAAATAAAAAGGCTTACCACCAAGAAAAATAGAGAGTTGTCGGCAAAGGCGGTGATTATAGCCGTCGGCAGCGAACCAAGGGTTCTCAATATCCCGGGCGAAGAAGAACTCCGGGGCAGCGGGGTTTCCTACTGCGCCACCTGCGACGCGGAGTCTTATGAAGGGGACCACGTGGTGGTGGTGGGCAGCGGCGACCAGGCCATTGAAGAGGGCATGGTTATCGCCAAATACGCCAGCCAGGTCACGGTGATCGTGCTCCACGACGAGGGCGTTCTGGACTGCAACAAGGTGAGCCGGGAGCGCGCCCTGCGCCACGAGAAAATGAAGTTCGTGTGGAACTCCACCGTGGAAGAAGTGGTGGGCGACCAGGCGGTCAGCGCGGTGAAGATAAAGAATTTGAAGACCGGCGAGTCCACCCTTTGCGACTGCCAGGGCGTGTTCTTCTTTGTGGGGATGGTGCCCTGCACCCGCTGGCTGACGGACAGTGGGCTGAAAATGGATTCGCGGGGCTATATCGCCACCAACGAAATGATGGAAACCAATCTGGAAGGCGTGTACGCCGCGGGGGACAGCCGGATCAAATATTTGCGGCAGGTGGTCACGGCGGCGGGTGACGGCGCCACCGCGGCGGTTGCCGCCGAGAGGTATATCGACGAGCTGCACACCTTCAACACCCAGGTCTTGCAAAGCGAAAAACAGGTCCTGCTCCTTTTCTTGGATGCCATGGATAATAAGAGCTTGGCCTTCGGCACCCTCCTGGAAGAGGTGAACCACAGCCTCGCGGACAGGTATCAAATTTTAACCGTCGACATAGCCACCCGGAAAAACCTCGCCCAGAGATACGACGTGGGCCGCGTGCCTTCCGTGCTGGTCCTGGACAAGGGGCGGGAGCTGCGACGCCTGGACTGCGCGGTGGACAGGGAGGGCCTCATGTCGCAACTGAGCGATGCGTGA
- a CDS encoding TRAP transporter substrate-binding protein, which yields MKKTVRGVAVLLCAFALAMVSSTMVQARSSRVIELNFSNFYSSTHLVTKVFEKWAAEVAKRTNGKVKITFFNGSSLAKMPEVYNMVRTGSADIGSFIPTYQAAVFPVSSAVNIPFMFQGPRQGGAAVWSFYQSSPEMKAEYAKVKPIMMFTGDIKNIHTTDKPVKTLKDLDGLRIGCGAGLDVKVLQDLGATPVQNASLSNTYLALEKGTVDGVYYPWAILKSLKMTDLLSCHTIANMAVVPVAVIMNLNTWKSLPPEVQKVFEELAHSASALCGVSLENYSQRIAEEEAARNEEIYVLPPAERAKWINAVQPIAKDWREMVAKKGLNGDKIIAELKKATAKYEKADYPAASWWNN from the coding sequence ATGAAAAAGACTGTCAGGGGTGTTGCGGTACTGCTGTGCGCTTTCGCCTTGGCGATGGTCTCGTCGACCATGGTTCAAGCCAGGAGCTCGCGAGTCATCGAGCTCAATTTTTCCAACTTCTACAGCTCGACCCACCTGGTTACCAAGGTGTTCGAAAAGTGGGCCGCCGAGGTTGCCAAGCGCACCAATGGCAAAGTCAAGATTACCTTCTTCAACGGCTCCAGCCTGGCCAAGATGCCCGAGGTCTACAACATGGTCAGGACCGGCTCGGCTGATATCGGCTCCTTTATCCCCACCTATCAGGCGGCGGTCTTCCCGGTGAGCTCGGCGGTGAACATCCCCTTCATGTTCCAAGGGCCGCGCCAAGGTGGCGCCGCCGTGTGGAGCTTTTATCAGAGCTCCCCGGAAATGAAGGCCGAGTACGCCAAAGTGAAACCCATAATGATGTTCACTGGTGACATCAAGAACATCCATACCACCGACAAACCGGTTAAAACCCTCAAGGACCTGGATGGGCTGCGTATCGGGTGCGGCGCCGGCCTGGACGTGAAGGTGCTGCAGGACCTGGGCGCGACCCCGGTGCAGAACGCCAGCCTTTCCAACACCTATCTCGCCTTGGAAAAGGGCACGGTGGATGGGGTCTACTATCCCTGGGCTATCCTCAAGTCTCTCAAAATGACGGATCTTCTTTCCTGCCATACCATCGCCAACATGGCCGTGGTGCCCGTTGCCGTCATCATGAACCTCAATACGTGGAAATCCCTTCCCCCCGAAGTTCAGAAGGTTTTTGAGGAGCTGGCGCACTCCGCTTCCGCGCTTTGCGGCGTCTCCTTGGAAAACTACAGCCAACGCATAGCCGAGGAGGAAGCGGCCCGCAACGAAGAGATTTACGTCCTGCCGCCTGCCGAACGGGCAAAATGGATCAATGCAGTCCAGCCCATTGCCAAAGATTGGCGGGAAATGGTCGCCAAGAAGGGGCTGAACGGCGACAAGATCATCGCCGAACTCAAGAAGGCGACCGCGAAGTACGAGAAGGCTGATTATCCTGCCGCTTCTTGGTGGAACAACTAG
- a CDS encoding GntR family transcriptional regulator, protein MNKGSFVPLHFQLFKEIKDQIVSGKFEAGDFLGTEKSLMEEYGVSCTTLRRAMQSLVQSGYVYRKAGKGTFIRRVNADENSSPLYSFIEEMELLGLKPKTHVLAINTMKANELIAQKLEVSKSSTVYTVKKLLETNSRPIGVWESYWQYDIGERLAKYDLNHNLFDTVENKLRISLGEAEADFKAALATQEEAKLIGIEENSPMLIMLRTNYSVSGRPILFGRTAYRGDIYSFRLRMVRSGGMWTTGIRESGS, encoded by the coding sequence ATGAATAAAGGGTCTTTTGTACCGTTGCATTTTCAACTGTTTAAGGAAATCAAGGACCAGATTGTTTCCGGCAAATTTGAGGCGGGAGATTTTTTAGGCACTGAAAAGTCGCTGATGGAGGAATATGGAGTCAGCTGCACGACTTTGAGGCGAGCCATGCAAAGCTTGGTGCAGTCTGGATACGTCTATCGAAAAGCGGGAAAAGGAACTTTTATACGGCGGGTAAATGCAGATGAAAACAGCAGCCCGCTGTACAGCTTTATAGAGGAAATGGAACTGCTTGGATTGAAGCCGAAGACCCACGTCCTGGCTATCAACACCATGAAGGCCAACGAACTGATCGCCCAGAAGCTGGAAGTATCCAAGTCAAGCACCGTCTATACTGTCAAAAAACTTTTGGAGACAAATTCAAGACCAATAGGCGTATGGGAAAGTTATTGGCAATACGATATTGGCGAGCGTTTGGCTAAGTATGATTTGAATCACAATTTATTTGATACGGTGGAAAATAAATTAAGAATTAGCTTGGGCGAAGCCGAGGCTGATTTCAAAGCAGCGCTTGCGACCCAAGAAGAAGCAAAATTGATTGGGATTGAAGAAAACAGCCCCATGCTAATAATGCTCAGAACCAACTATTCGGTCAGCGGACGTCCCATCCTTTTTGGCCGCACCGCCTACCGGGGAGACATATATAGTTTCCGCCTCAGAATGGTTCGCAGTGGCGGGATGTGGACCACCGGTATCAGAGAGTCTGGAAGCTAG
- a CDS encoding 3-keto-5-aminohexanoate cleavage protein: MSDIPKNKAIITAAVTGSVHTPTMSPHLPVTAQQIIDDIMTAYEAGAAVAHVHVREENTGRPNADQDIYRRILGEVKKRCDIVLCPTTGGRLGEPVENRSKVVTNLRPELASLNAGSLNFVLSHVADNYHEWRHDWEEDYLRGTEDFIFPNTFYTIRKFVEVMAQHETRPEFEVYDVGMINNLAQLIHDGHIKTPVYLQFVLGIMGGIPATVEHLIHLLDTARRQLGEFHWSVCAAGRFQFPLTTHALLLGGNARVGLEDNLYLEKGVLAKNSGEQVAKIIRIARELGIEPATPAEAREILGLKGLGKVGY; the protein is encoded by the coding sequence ATGTCGGATATACCCAAGAACAAGGCCATCATAACCGCGGCCGTGACCGGCTCGGTGCATACTCCCACCATGTCGCCCCATCTGCCGGTCACCGCCCAGCAGATTATCGACGACATCATGACCGCCTACGAAGCCGGCGCCGCGGTGGCCCACGTGCACGTGCGCGAGGAGAATACCGGCCGGCCCAACGCGGACCAGGATATCTACCGCCGCATCCTCGGCGAGGTGAAAAAGCGCTGCGACATAGTGCTCTGCCCCACCACCGGCGGCCGCTTGGGAGAGCCCGTGGAGAACCGCTCCAAGGTGGTGACCAACCTGCGGCCCGAGCTGGCCTCGCTCAACGCCGGCTCCCTGAACTTCGTCCTGTCGCACGTGGCCGATAATTATCATGAGTGGCGGCACGATTGGGAGGAAGACTACCTGCGCGGCACCGAGGATTTCATCTTCCCCAACACCTTCTACACCATCCGCAAGTTCGTCGAGGTCATGGCCCAGCATGAAACCAGGCCCGAGTTCGAGGTGTACGACGTGGGCATGATCAACAACCTAGCCCAGTTGATCCACGACGGACACATCAAGACCCCGGTGTATCTGCAATTCGTGCTGGGCATCATGGGCGGCATACCCGCCACGGTTGAGCACCTGATCCACTTGTTGGATACCGCCCGCCGCCAGTTGGGCGAATTCCATTGGTCGGTCTGCGCCGCGGGACGTTTCCAGTTCCCCCTGACCACTCACGCCCTGCTCCTGGGCGGCAACGCCCGGGTAGGCCTGGAGGACAACCTCTACTTGGAAAAAGGGGTCCTGGCCAAAAACAGCGGCGAGCAAGTGGCCAAAATCATACGCATCGCCCGCGAGCTGGGCATCGAACCGGCCACCCCGGCCGAGGCCCGCGAGATATTGGGCCTGAAGGGCCTGGGCAAGGTCGGCTACTAG
- a CDS encoding pyridoxal phosphate-dependent aminotransferase, whose amino-acid sequence MIYDFDKIIDRNQTNSVKWEFVGRHVAGARDDALPLWVADMDFPCAQPIIDALHARADRLIFGYSDPYTVEYLSAVTNWFERRFNWLIDPEHLVVAPGVVPAIGILLRILTQPGEGVIIQRPVYYPFTHMITANGRRVVNNPLSLTDGHYAMDFVDLEAKAADTANTMMILCSPHNPVGRVWTPEELTRTAEICQKHNVVLVSDEIHCDLVRRGVTHTPTRLLSENDKIITCTSASKSFNLAGLHNCNCIVASEKIRQEWQAEQRGRMGLSGGNAMGIAATQAAYNHGEDWLEQVLAYLDANLRFMAEFIAKRLPKASFAIPQGTYLPWVDLRGYGLPGAELEDRILRQANIALDQGYIFGPEGEGFERINAACPRSILADCLERMAQVLEG is encoded by the coding sequence ATGATCTATGATTTCGACAAGATAATAGACCGAAACCAGACGAATTCGGTCAAGTGGGAGTTTGTGGGACGCCATGTGGCCGGAGCCAGAGACGACGCCCTGCCGCTCTGGGTGGCGGACATGGATTTCCCTTGCGCCCAGCCGATCATCGATGCCCTCCATGCCCGGGCGGATCGCCTCATTTTCGGCTACAGCGACCCCTACACCGTTGAATACTTATCCGCCGTGACCAACTGGTTTGAACGAAGGTTTAACTGGCTTATCGATCCGGAGCACCTTGTCGTAGCCCCCGGGGTGGTCCCGGCCATCGGCATCCTGCTTCGCATCCTGACCCAACCCGGCGAGGGAGTTATCATCCAGCGGCCGGTCTACTACCCCTTCACCCACATGATCACGGCCAACGGCCGCCGGGTGGTCAACAATCCGCTGTCTCTGACTGACGGCCACTACGCCATGGACTTCGTTGACCTGGAGGCCAAGGCGGCTGATACGGCCAACACCATGATGATCCTGTGCAGCCCCCACAACCCGGTTGGCAGGGTATGGACTCCGGAGGAGTTGACCCGGACGGCCGAGATTTGTCAAAAGCACAACGTGGTGCTGGTCTCCGATGAGATTCATTGCGACCTAGTACGCCGGGGCGTGACCCACACCCCGACAAGACTGCTGAGCGAAAACGACAAGATCATCACTTGCACCTCGGCCAGCAAGAGCTTCAACCTGGCCGGGCTTCACAACTGCAACTGCATTGTGGCCAGCGAAAAGATCAGGCAAGAGTGGCAGGCTGAGCAGCGGGGCCGCATGGGACTGTCCGGCGGTAACGCCATGGGCATAGCGGCCACTCAGGCGGCCTACAACCATGGGGAGGACTGGCTGGAGCAGGTCCTCGCTTACCTGGACGCCAACCTGCGGTTCATGGCCGAGTTCATTGCCAAGCGCTTGCCCAAGGCTTCCTTTGCCATTCCGCAGGGAACCTACCTGCCCTGGGTCGATCTGCGCGGCTACGGGCTGCCAGGGGCCGAGTTGGAGGACAGGATCCTCCGGCAGGCCAACATTGCTCTGGACCAGGGCTACATCTTCGGTCCCGAGGGCGAAGGCTTCGAGCGGATCAACGCCGCCTGCCCCAGAAGTATTCTGGCCGACTGTCTGGAGCGTATGGCCCAGGTTCTGGAGGGCTGA
- a CDS encoding TRAP transporter large permease subunit, with the protein MLNHVAHLLEKGVYPLATVINRIGAGLILLFVGIIATDVCMRYLLNYPIPGTVELTEFVLPLVVFLSVAYAAVEQRHVGIDLFYEHLGPRARAIVNVFTSTLSVYILSVITWRLFVYGMEQYASGEAGDILGLPHWPAIMIGVLGCVILVLVLITQALRAVGEALQFGHVCRYWTVVAGVAALFFIMLPWLMDSFELYLSNLATGLLFVGLMLLLMFLRMPIAYCMAITGLQGLWYLKGIASTLPLVGMGPWMAASEWNFAVIPAFILMGMFAFYSGISKDLFDSGYKWLGHQPGGLALTTITACGGFAAICGCSTTTAATMSTIALPEMRRFNYKDSLSASTIAAGGTLGILIPPSIGFMIYGVMTEQSIGELFMAGFIPGLLLMALFLSSIYVRCKINPALGPCGPAFNLKQKIRGLRNTWQMLLLFMVVIGGLYFGVFGPNEAGAVGAIGALFIGLMSRRLSWEKIKLSLLATGELTAMIFMILMCVKVLSYFIALTKIPFLLPNLIVSYSLSPYWILLLILVLYLILGCLMNIIPMMILTLPIIYPAVIQAGFDPIWFGVMMVIMMEMGQITPPVGINVFVISGCAPDIPMVKIFKGVIPFILMQIFMMIVLTIFPQIATFLPNLMK; encoded by the coding sequence ATGCTCAACCACGTAGCGCACCTGCTCGAAAAGGGTGTCTACCCTTTGGCCACCGTCATCAATCGCATTGGGGCGGGACTGATACTGCTGTTCGTCGGCATCATCGCTACCGATGTTTGCATGCGGTACCTTCTGAACTACCCGATACCCGGTACCGTCGAGCTCACGGAATTCGTCTTACCTCTGGTGGTTTTCCTCTCGGTGGCCTATGCGGCCGTTGAACAGCGCCACGTGGGTATCGATCTCTTCTACGAACATCTCGGACCCCGTGCCCGCGCCATCGTCAACGTCTTCACCTCCACCTTGAGCGTATACATACTCAGCGTCATCACCTGGCGGCTGTTTGTCTACGGCATGGAGCAGTATGCCTCCGGCGAGGCTGGAGACATCCTGGGGCTGCCTCACTGGCCGGCCATAATGATCGGCGTGTTGGGGTGCGTGATCCTGGTTCTGGTGCTTATTACCCAAGCCTTAAGAGCCGTCGGCGAAGCGTTGCAATTCGGTCATGTCTGCCGCTACTGGACCGTGGTGGCAGGCGTGGCCGCATTGTTTTTCATTATGCTTCCTTGGCTCATGGATTCTTTTGAGCTGTATCTTTCCAACCTGGCCACGGGCCTGCTTTTCGTGGGCCTTATGTTGCTGCTCATGTTTCTGCGGATGCCGATTGCCTACTGCATGGCCATTACCGGCCTGCAGGGCCTTTGGTATCTGAAGGGAATTGCGAGCACCCTCCCGCTGGTGGGAATGGGCCCCTGGATGGCGGCCAGCGAATGGAATTTCGCCGTCATACCCGCCTTTATCCTAATGGGCATGTTCGCCTTCTATTCCGGGATCAGCAAGGACTTGTTCGATTCGGGATACAAGTGGCTCGGCCACCAGCCGGGAGGGTTGGCCCTGACCACCATCACCGCCTGTGGCGGGTTCGCGGCCATCTGCGGCTGCAGCACCACCACGGCCGCGACCATGTCCACCATTGCCCTGCCGGAAATGCGCAGGTTCAACTATAAGGACTCCCTGAGCGCCAGCACCATAGCGGCCGGCGGCACCTTGGGCATCCTTATACCTCCCAGCATCGGCTTTATGATCTACGGGGTCATGACCGAGCAATCCATCGGTGAGCTCTTTATGGCGGGCTTCATCCCCGGCTTGCTCCTCATGGCCCTTTTCCTCTCCTCCATATACGTCCGCTGCAAGATAAACCCGGCGCTGGGGCCCTGCGGCCCCGCCTTCAACCTCAAGCAGAAGATCCGCGGCCTGCGCAACACCTGGCAGATGTTGCTCCTGTTCATGGTGGTGATCGGCGGGTTGTACTTCGGGGTGTTCGGCCCCAACGAGGCGGGAGCCGTGGGAGCTATCGGCGCTCTTTTCATCGGTCTGATGTCGCGGCGGTTGTCCTGGGAAAAAATCAAGCTGTCATTGCTGGCCACGGGCGAACTGACGGCAATGATTTTCATGATTCTGATGTGCGTGAAGGTCTTGTCCTACTTTATCGCCCTGACCAAGATACCTTTCCTGCTGCCCAACCTAATCGTATCCTACAGTCTTTCTCCCTACTGGATCCTTCTCCTCATTCTCGTCCTTTACCTGATCCTGGGATGTTTGATGAACATCATCCCCATGATGATTCTCACCCTTCCGATCATTTATCCGGCGGTTATCCAGGCGGGTTTCGACCCCATCTGGTTCGGCGTGATGATGGTGATAATGATGGAAATGGGACAGATAACCCCGCCCGTGGGGATCAACGTTTTCGTCATATCAGGTTGTGCTCCAGACATTCCCATGGTGAAGATTTTCAAGGGAGTCATACCCTTCATATTGATGCAAATATTCATGATGATCGTTTTGACCATCTTCCCGCAAATCGCGACTTTCTTGCCGAACCTTATGAAGTGA
- a CDS encoding alkaline phosphatase family protein has translation MERKALTEKVIVLGVDGFDPRFAKKMMDKGDMPALKEFTVRGAAREDLVMLGGVPTVTPPMWTTLATGANPGTHGITCFFASDPVKLDVLHYNLDSRKSKAEPLWNVFAEEADKKTLVWHWPGSSWPPTSDSPNLHVVDGTQPSGINNGIPFLDILKVVTGSEKFAKSEYLPNTSHVAPGQGCIIDNTEELMEDAGGGAETSEFRKAIAAGDKSTGFSFSIMEDNECEIEALGNMICDTCKAAIKPADGWAEAPEDAKEFVFIVSNGLERRPGLILKNQDGVYDTVQFYKSKKDASPYLTLQKGEIRFDVSDTVKDNEGENIPCNRNYHLLELAEDGSNLTIIINNASPVGRDDYFHPKSLYKEVVENIGNIPVNFRVNGANATLVRETMIPSWDHYCDWQANCLTYFMENNKYDIIFSHLHNLDGVGHYYWHYACNQDDWKENDEVEYQGFQEEAYRQTDRYLAKFLPFLDQGWTIIITSDHGLITQEYHGVILGEIHGVNVPVMAQLGYTVMVKDENGNDTKEIDWSKTRAVAVRGDHIYVNLKGRNPHGIVDPEDQYELELQIISDLYNYRDPKTGRRVISIAMRNKDAVVLGMNGPECGDIIYFTEEGFNKIHADSLATQCGYADTSVSPIFVAAGPGIKEHCVTERVIREVDVAPTIATLTGVRMPAQCEGAPVYQIIED, from the coding sequence ATGGAAAGAAAAGCCCTGACTGAAAAAGTAATAGTTCTTGGCGTGGACGGGTTTGACCCCAGGTTCGCCAAAAAGATGATGGACAAGGGTGATATGCCCGCCCTGAAAGAATTTACCGTCAGGGGCGCGGCCAGAGAGGATCTGGTCATGTTGGGCGGTGTCCCGACGGTTACGCCCCCGATGTGGACCACCTTGGCCACGGGCGCCAACCCCGGGACCCACGGCATCACCTGCTTTTTCGCTTCAGACCCGGTGAAGCTGGATGTCCTGCACTACAACTTGGATTCCCGGAAATCCAAAGCCGAACCGCTTTGGAATGTCTTCGCCGAAGAGGCCGACAAAAAAACTTTGGTCTGGCACTGGCCCGGCTCTTCCTGGCCGCCGACTTCCGATAGTCCCAACCTCCATGTGGTCGACGGCACCCAGCCTTCGGGCATCAACAACGGCATCCCCTTTCTAGATATCCTCAAGGTGGTGACCGGCTCGGAGAAATTCGCCAAAAGCGAGTACCTGCCCAACACCTCCCATGTGGCTCCGGGGCAAGGCTGCATCATCGACAACACCGAAGAGTTGATGGAAGACGCCGGCGGGGGGGCTGAAACCTCGGAGTTCCGCAAGGCCATTGCGGCGGGCGACAAGTCCACCGGCTTCTCTTTCTCCATCATGGAGGACAACGAGTGCGAGATCGAAGCCCTGGGCAATATGATCTGCGACACCTGCAAGGCGGCGATCAAACCGGCCGACGGCTGGGCTGAGGCGCCCGAGGATGCCAAGGAGTTTGTCTTCATCGTCTCCAATGGGTTGGAACGGCGTCCGGGCCTCATCTTGAAAAACCAAGACGGCGTCTATGACACCGTGCAGTTCTATAAATCCAAAAAGGACGCATCCCCCTATCTCACCTTGCAAAAGGGTGAGATCAGGTTCGACGTCAGCGACACCGTCAAGGACAACGAGGGCGAAAACATCCCCTGCAACCGCAACTACCATTTGCTGGAGTTGGCCGAGGACGGTTCCAACCTCACCATAATCATCAACAACGCCTCGCCGGTGGGCCGCGATGATTATTTCCACCCCAAGAGCCTCTACAAAGAGGTGGTGGAAAATATCGGCAACATTCCGGTGAACTTCCGGGTCAACGGCGCCAACGCCACCCTGGTGCGCGAGACCATGATTCCCTCCTGGGATCATTACTGCGATTGGCAGGCCAACTGCCTGACCTATTTCATGGAGAACAATAAGTACGACATTATTTTCTCCCATCTGCACAACCTCGACGGGGTGGGCCATTACTACTGGCATTACGCCTGCAACCAGGACGACTGGAAGGAAAACGACGAGGTCGAGTACCAGGGCTTCCAGGAAGAGGCCTACCGCCAGACGGACCGCTACTTGGCCAAGTTCCTGCCCTTCCTGGACCAAGGCTGGACCATCATCATCACCTCGGACCACGGCCTCATCACCCAGGAGTACCACGGGGTAATCCTCGGCGAGATCCACGGGGTCAACGTGCCGGTAATGGCCCAGCTGGGCTACACCGTCATGGTCAAGGACGAGAATGGCAACGACACCAAGGAAATCGACTGGAGCAAGACCCGGGCGGTGGCGGTGCGTGGTGATCACATCTATGTGAACCTGAAGGGCCGCAATCCCCACGGCATCGTGGACCCCGAGGACCAGTACGAGTTGGAGCTTCAGATCATCTCCGACCTGTACAACTACCGCGATCCCAAGACCGGCCGCAGGGTGATCTCCATCGCCATGCGCAACAAGGATGCCGTGGTCCTGGGCATGAACGGTCCTGAATGCGGTGACATCATCTATTTCACCGAAGAGGGCTTCAACAAGATTCACGCCGACTCGCTCGCCACCCAATGTGGCTACGCCGACACTTCGGTTTCGCCCATATTCGTGGCCGCCGGCCCGGGTATCAAGGAACACTGCGTCACCGAACGGGTCATCAGAGAGGTGGACGTGGCTCCCACCATCGCGACCCTTACCGGCGTCAGGATGCCCGCCCAGTGCGAGGGCGCGCCGGTTTACCAGATCATCGAGGATTGA
- a CDS encoding thioredoxin family protein — protein MALQKLNDDSFEEVVYDNGEPCLVIFSRKGCHVCRQVVPLLEELQPNYQGKFGFYYVDVEEDPQLQQRFSLKGVPQILYFNEGDFRGKQVGNLDDDQIEEKIAGVLAA, from the coding sequence ATGGCGCTACAGAAACTCAACGATGATTCTTTTGAAGAGGTGGTCTATGACAACGGCGAACCTTGCCTGGTCATATTCTCCCGCAAGGGATGCCACGTCTGCCGCCAGGTGGTTCCGCTCCTAGAAGAACTACAGCCCAACTATCAAGGCAAATTCGGGTTCTATTACGTGGATGTGGAAGAAGACCCGCAGCTGCAACAGCGGTTTTCCCTGAAGGGGGTTCCCCAGATTCTCTACTTCAACGAGGGCGACTTCCGCGGCAAACAGGTGGGCAACCTGGACGACGACCAGATCGAAGAGAAAATAGCCGGCGTTCTGGCCGCGTAG
- a CDS encoding NAD(P)-dependent oxidoreductase has protein sequence MTILITGGTGFIGSQVARLALAEGHRPVLLDPAPPGPSLADIAGKYAYVRSSMLSLSALVENMRSHEVDTVFHLGGMLSVPSEEDPWSAFEVNIHGTYRLLEAARLSGVKQFVLASSIAVYGEDIPDGPVTEATVEHPASMYGVCKIFGEQMGKHYQRRFGLDFRALRLSSVVGPGSKVAHMSIYNCWAIEKPLLGQPYQILVEPQTRCPVIYYRDAAQAMLQLSQAPESAIKTRVYNVNGVHPPYSAEELVEQVRGAVPGAQLSFTPDARINRMISGVARLDLDDSNAGDEWGWRPPCDLPGMVRQFMADFKAIQAS, from the coding sequence ATGACCATCCTGATTACCGGCGGCACCGGCTTCATAGGATCGCAGGTGGCCCGGCTGGCCCTGGCCGAGGGGCATCGCCCCGTGCTGTTGGACCCGGCCCCTCCCGGCCCCTCCCTGGCCGATATCGCGGGCAAGTATGCCTACGTCCGTTCCTCCATGCTGAGCCTCTCGGCGCTGGTGGAGAACATGCGCAGCCATGAGGTGGATACGGTGTTCCACCTGGGGGGCATGCTCTCGGTCCCTTCGGAGGAAGACCCCTGGAGCGCCTTTGAGGTGAACATCCACGGCACTTACCGCTTGCTGGAGGCGGCCCGCCTGAGCGGGGTGAAGCAATTCGTGCTGGCCAGCAGCATCGCGGTCTACGGCGAGGATATCCCCGACGGACCGGTGACCGAGGCCACCGTGGAGCACCCGGCCAGCATGTACGGCGTGTGCAAGATTTTCGGCGAGCAGATGGGCAAGCACTACCAGCGCCGCTTCGGTCTGGATTTCAGGGCGCTGCGCCTGTCTTCGGTGGTGGGCCCCGGCTCCAAGGTGGCGCATATGTCCATCTACAACTGCTGGGCCATCGAGAAGCCTCTGCTGGGCCAGCCCTACCAAATTCTGGTGGAGCCCCAGACCCGCTGCCCGGTGATTTATTACCGGGACGCGGCCCAGGCCATGTTGCAGCTATCGCAAGCGCCCGAGAGCGCCATCAAGACCAGAGTCTACAACGTCAATGGGGTTCACCCGCCTTACTCGGCCGAGGAGCTGGTCGAACAGGTGCGCGGAGCCGTCCCCGGCGCCCAGCTCAGTTTTACGCCGGACGCCCGGATCAACCGCATGATAAGCGGGGTGGCCAGGCTGGATCTGGACGATTCGAACGCCGGCGACGAATGGGGCTGGCGGCCGCCGTGCGACCTGCCGGGCATGGTGCGCCAGTTCATGGCCGATTTCAAGGCAATACAAGCAAGCTAA